CATCCTGTCGTCGCTCGACCTGGTCTCGCGCTCCAAGGACGCCGAGGTCCAGTACCTCTCGGGCGGGAACCAGCAGAAGGTCGTCCTGGCCAAGTGGCTCGTGACCGAGCCGTCCGTCATCGTCCTCGACGAACCCACGCGCGGCATCGACGTCGGCGCCAAGCGTGCGGTGTACGACCTCATGCGCACCCTCACGGCCCGTGGGGTCGCGATCCTGCTCATCTCCTCGGAGCTCCCCGAGGTCGTCGCGATGGCCGACCGCATCCTCGTGATGCGCGACGGCCGCCTGGCCGGGGAGCTCCCCGCAGGCAGCGACGAGGAGACCATCATGGCGCTCGCGACCGGGGCGGGGGACACCTCCGAGCACGTCGAGGTCGACCTCTCCGCGCTCGACGTCCCCGTCGGCTCGACCATCCGACCACCCCGCCCCGCGCACAGCGACACCCTTCAGGAGGAGAAATGAGCACCGCGGTGAGCACCACCTCGCCCCGGGCAGGGAGCGCGACCTCCGGCCCCCGACGCCGCCGGCTCGGCTCGACGGGGATCGTCTACCTCGCGCTCGTGGGCATCCTGGTCGTCTCGGCCGGCCTCGTCGCGGCGCAGGGCGGCAGCTTCTTCAGCCAGGGGAACCTGTTCTACCTGCTGTCCCAGACGAGCCTGCTGGGCTTCGTCGCGATCGGCCAGACGTTCGTCATCCTGTGCAAGTCGCTCGACCTGTCGGTCGGGTACGTCGTGGCCTGGTCCTCGCTGGTCGCCGCCACCACGATGGCCGGCGACCCGTCGCGCATCTGGCTCGGTGTGGTGGCGGCGCTCGCGGTCGCCGCGGGCGTCGGGCTCGTCAACGGGCTCGTCATCTCGAAGCTCCGCGTGAACTCGTTCATCGCGACCCTCGGCGTCGGCCTCATCATCAAGGGCTACCTCGACACGCAGTTCAAGGGTCCGTCGGGCGAGGTCCCCAAGGCTTTCCAGGGGTTCGGGTACACGCGCATCGGCCCGGTGCCCGTCTCGGTCATCGTGCTCGCGGTGGTCATGGTGCTCGGCGTCGTGCTCCTGACCCGTACCCGCCCGGGCTATCACATGTTCGCGGTGGGCGGGAACATCGACGTCGCCCGCCTCTCGGGGATCCGCACGGACCGGTCGATCATCCTGGCCCACGTCCTGTGCTCGCTGTGCGCGGGGGTCGCCGGCCTCCTGATCGCGGCACGTTTCGGCACGGGCAACGCCCTGGTCTACACCTACGGCTACGACCTCAACTCGATCGCGGCCGTGGTGCTCGGCGGGACGCTGCTCATGGGAGGCCGCGGCTCGATCCTCGGCACCATCGCGGGCGTCCTGATCCTCGCCTCGCTCGACACGGTGTTCAACGTGCTCGACGTCAGCCCGTTCTTCAAGGACGTCCTGCGCGGCGCGATCATCATCGCCGCGGTCGCCATGTACGCCCGCCGTCAGATCGACCCCGCGAGCAGCAGGGCGAGGTTCCGCGCGCTGGCGCAGTCGGTCCGCCCGGGCTCCGGCCCGGCGGGGCGAGCGCCCGCAGCGGACCCCCAGAACCCGTCCGCCACGACCGGCAAGGAGGCCACCCGATGAGCGAGAGCACGTCTGCGACACGCCCCGGCGGCACGCAGGCCGCCCCACGGAACAGCTTCTCCGGCTGGGTCCGGCGCGTCACCTCGGGCAGCACCTGGACCGTCTACGCGCTGCTGATCGTGGTGTTCGTCGCGATCCTCGTGATGAACCCGTCGTTCGGCGAGCCCATGTCGCTCATGGCCTTCCTCAAGAAGGCAGCGCCGCTCATCGTGCTGGCGATCGGGCAGTACTTCGTCATCGTGTCGGGGGAGTTCGACCTCTCGGTCGGCTCGCTCGTCGGGGCACAGGTCGTCATCGCGGCCAAGCTCATCGACGGCGAGGACTCCATGACCTGGCCCGTGATCGGTCTCATGGTCCTGTTCGGCCTGGCGGTCGGTCTCGTCAACGGCCTGATCGTCACGCTCCTCAAGGTCCCGTCGTTCATCACGACGCTCGGCATGATGCTCGTGCTCTACGGCGCGATCCGGCTCTGGACCGGCGGGGCGCCCACGGGGTCCCTCACGGACGGCTTCCGCCAGTGGGGCCGGGGCGGCCTGCCCGACACCCCGGGGCAGTTCCAGGTCCCGTACGCGGTGCTCATCACGGTCGTGCTCGGCGTGATCGCGGTGGTCGTCATGCGGCGCCCGTTCGGACGCACGCTCGTCGCGACGGGCGACAACGACGTGGCCGCGGCGTTCTCGGGCGCCTCGGTCTGGTGGGTGCGTACGCGGGCCTTCCTGTTCTCCGGCTTCATGGCCACGGTCGCGGGCATCCTCATCGGCGGCTACGCCGGCGTGACGGCCCAGGTGGGCGAGGGGCTCGAGTTCATGGCCATCACCGCGGTCGTCCTGGGCGGTGTCGTCCTGGGCGGCGGCCGGGGTTCGGTGGTCGCGGCCATGGCCGGCGCCCTGACCCTCGAGGCCCTGTTCACGCTGTTCAACCAGCTCAGCCTGCCGTCGACGATCCGCCCGGCGGTCCAGGGCGTGATCATCATCGCCGCGGTGGCCTACGCCGCGATGCCGCGCCGGTCCAGGGCCGCTCCCACGGGCAGCCCGCACCCTCCCACCACCCCGGCAGGGGTCACCGAACCCACCGTCCCGAAGGAGCCCCAGCCAGCAGCGCCCTAGTCCTCCGGCCACCACCCGGAACGCCACACAGATCCGTCCCCGACAGACCGTCGCGAAGTCGCGACGGGCAGGACAACGAAGTCTTCCGATCACAGGAGAAGGAACATGCGACGCTCTCGAGTTCTCATGGCAGGGGCCGCGACCGCGGCCCTGCTGTTCACCGCTGCGTGCAGCACCGACGTGCCCGACGCCCCCGCCGGGGGCGAGACCGCTGCCGAGGCGGGGGAGGAGTCGAACGAGTCGGGCGCGAACAGCCAGTGGTTCGTGCAGGCCGACTACGACCGTCAGCTCGCGCAGCGCACCGCGGTCCCCGAGGGGCCGGGCGAGCAGCCGTGGCTGCAGGCGATCGACCCCGAGTACGTGGACACCGCGCAGTACAAGAAGGAGGGCGGCAAGAAGCTCTGCTTCTCCAACGCCTCGGTCTCCAACCCGTGGCGTGTCACGGGCTTCATCACGATGCAGCAGCAGGTCGAGGTCCTCAAGGCCTCGGGCGACATCTCGGAGTTCCGCGTCTCGGACGCCGCGGACGACGACAACAAGCAGATCTCCGACATCCAGGCGTTCGTCGAGGCCGGTGACTGCGACGCGATCATCATCTCGCCCTCGACCACGGCGACCCTGACCCCCGCGGTCGAGGCGGCGTGCGAGTCCGGCAAGCCGGTCATCGTGTTCGACCGCGGCGTCAACTCCGACTGCATGGTGACCTACATCCACCCGATCGGCGGCTACGCGTACGGCGCCGACGGCGCGGAGTTCCTGGTCGAGAACCTCGAGCCCGGCTCGAAGGTCCTCGCGCTGCGCATCCTGCCCGGTGTCGACGTGCTCGAGAACCGGTGGGCCGCAGCCGACAAGATCTTCTCCGAGAGCGACATCGAGGTCGTGGGCCAGGAGTTCACGGGTGGCGACGGCGCGAAGATCAAGGACATCGTGACGCAGTACCTGCAGCGCGGTGACGTGGACGGCATCTGGATGGACGCCGGCGACGGCGCCGTCGCGGCGGTCGAGGCGTTCGAGGACGCCGGCAAGCCCTACCCCGTGTTCATGGGCGAGGACGAGCTGAGCTTCATGCGCAAGTGGAAGGAGACGGACATGACCGCCCTGGGCGCCGTGTACTCCAACTTCCAGTGGCGCACCCCGATCCTCGCGGCCCAGATGATCTGGAACGGCGAGCAGGTCCCGGCCGAGTGGGTCCTGCCGCAGTCGCCCATCACGGGCGAGGACCTGGACGCCTACCTCGACGCCAACAAGGACATGCCCTCGCTGCACTACGCCAAGTTCGGTGGCGAGGACCTGCCGGGCTTCCCCGACGCGTGGACGGACCGCTGACCCGGTTCGCGTACCCCGCGCCAGACCCCGGCCGCTGACGTCGGGCTCGTCCCGGCGCCGCCGCCGGTAGCGGCCCGGCCGGTCTCCCGCTCTCCTCGGGGGACCGGTCGGCGCCCAGCATCACCTCGGGGCCCGACGACGGAGCCCACCTTCCCCGCGAAGGTGCGCTCCGGCGTCGGGCGCCCTGGGCAGCACTCCCACCGACGAAAGAGAGCACCGTGGCTCGCACGCGCCCCCTGGGGGTCAACACCTGGGTGTGGACCTCGCCCCTGACCGACGCCTCGTTGCGTGAGATCGCCCCGCGCGTCGCCGGCTGGGGGTTCGACGTCCTCGAGCTGCCCGTCGAGGACGTGACCGACTGGCACCCGCAGCAGACCGCGGGCGTCCTCGCGGACCTCGGCCTCGGCGCGTCGGTCTCGCTCGTCATGGGCCCGGGGCGCGAGCTCGTCGCGGCCGACGCCGGCACGATCCGCCGGACCCAGGACTACCTGCGCCAGGTCGTCGACATGGCGCACGCGGTCGGTTCCCGGGTCGTCGGGGGCCCTGCGTACGCGTCCGTGGGGCGCACCTGGCGGATGACCGCCGGTCAGCGCGAGGCCGCGAACGCCGAGCTGGTCGACCACCTGGCCCCCGTCGTCGAGCACGCGATGGCCGCCGGGGTGCGCATCGGGCTCGAACCGCTCAACCGCTACGAGACGAGCCTGGTCAACACGGTCGACCAGGGGCTCGCCCTCGTGGCCCCCCTTCCCTCGGAGGGGATCGGGCTCATGCTCGACATCTACCACATGAACATCGAGGAGACGGACCTGGCCGCCGCGGTGACGCGCGCCGGGGACCGGATCGCGCACGTGCAGGTCTGCGGCAACGACCGCGGCGCACCGGGCGCGGACCACCTCGACTGGACCGCGTTCCTCGGCGCGCTCGACGCGAGCGGCTACGACGGCTCGCTGTGCATCGAGTCGTTCACCGCCGACAACGCGACCATCGCGACGGCCGCCTCGATCTGGCGTCCGCTCGCCCCCACCCAGGACGCCATCGCTGTCGATGGCCTGGACTTCCTGAGAGGACTGATGCGCGGCTGACCGTTCGGTAGGTGCAGGACCGACGGCGCCGGCACGCCGTGGGACGACGTAACTCTTCACAGCACGTGCGGCCCCGTTCACCGACGAGCGGGGCACGGACTCTCGCCACGTGCCGACTGCCCTGGAGGCAAGACACATGAAGGCTGCGCGACTTCCCCTGCGGGGAAGAGCCGTCGCGGCGCTGACCATCGGAGCTCTGGCGTTCACTCTCGCGCCCGCGACCATGGCTGCCGCCCACGACGGACCACATGCTCCCGGTGACGACCGCAAGGTCCTCATCTTCACCAAGACGACCCAGTTCCGGCACTCCGAGGCGATCACGCAGGGCACCCCGGTGCTCGAGGCCGCGTTCGCCGACGTGGGCATCGCCTCGGACCACACCGAGGACTCCTCGGTCTTCACCGACGCGGGACTGGCCGAGTACGACGCCCTGGTGATGTTCCAGACGTCGGGCGACCCGTGGAACGCCGACCAGAAGGCTGCGCTCGAGCGCTACCAGCAGGCCGGCGGCGGCATCGTCGCGATCCACAACGCGACCGACATGCGCGGGAACTACGGCTGGTGGGACGACATGATCGGGGCGCTCATGCCCGGTCACGCCGCGACCGGCAACAGCCCCGGCCTGCCGGGCACGGTCCGTGTCGAGGACCGGGTCCACCCCTCGACGAGCCACCTCGACCAGCGCTGGAACCGCGCCGACGAGTGGTACAACTACTCGGCCAACGTCCGCGGCAGCGCGCACGTCCTCGCCACGATGGACGAGTCGACCTACGACGCCGGCGGCAACAAGATGGGCGCCGACCACCCGATCTCGTGGTGCAAGCCCTACGACGGCGGACGTGCCTGGATGACCGGCATGGGTCACTTCGGGGCGCACTTCACGGGCGAGCCGGACCTGGTCCAGCACATCGTGGGCGGCGTCCAGTGGGCGTCGGGCCAGGTGGCCGGCGACTGCGGCGGCACCGACTGGGGCCAGTTCGAGAAGGTCGCGCTCGACACCAACACGAGCGCACCGTTCGGCATGGACGTCGCGCCCGACGGCCGCGTGTTCTTCACCGAGCTCGTGCGCGGACAGATCCGCGTCTACGACCCGCGCACCCAGAACACCTCGACCGCGATCACCATCCCCGTGTACTCGGGCGGTGAGGACGGCCTGCTGGGCATCGCGCTGGACAAGGACTTCGCGACCAACGGGTACCTGTACCAGTACTACTCGCCGGCCTCGGCCGACGACACGAACCCGGAGAACTTCTTCAACCGGATCTCGCGCTTCACCGTGACCGACGGCGGTCCCGGTGGCACCGTGATCGACCCGGCCTCGGAGAAGGTCCTCATCGAGGTCCCGGCCGGGCGTCTGCCCGACGAGCCGGGCCACACGGGCGGCAGCCTGATCTTCGACGACCGCACCGGTGACCTGTACATCGGCGTGGGCGACGACGTGAACCCGCACTCCGAGCCCTCGGGCGGGTACGCCCCGCTCTCCGAGCGCGACGGCCGCCTGCACGACGCGCGCGCCACGTCGGCCAACACCAACGACCTGCGCGGCAAGGTGCTCCGCATCCACCCCGAGGCCGACGGCACGTACACGATCCCCGAGGGCAACCTGTTCGCCCCGGGCACCGACAAGACGCTGCCCGAGATCTACGCGATGGGCTTCCGCAACCCGTTCCGGTTCACGATCGACCCCGCCACGGGCAACCTCGGCGTGGCCGACTACTCCCCGGACAACGGGTCCGACAACCTCGCGAACCGCGGCCCCGCGGGCATCGCCGAGTGGAACTACATCCAGGAGCCGGGCTTCTTCGGCTGGCCCCTGTGCATGGGCAAGAACGAGCCCTTCCGTGACGTCGACTACCGCACCAACCCGGTCACGGTCGGCGCCAACTTCGACTGCGCGAACCCCGTCAACGACTCGATCCTCAACACGGGTCTGACGCAGCTCCCCGCGGCCCAGCCCGCGGACATGTACTACGGCTACCAGCGCACGTCGGCCCCCGGTGTCATCAACGCCGGCGGCGGGCTCGCACCCATGGGTGGCCCGTTCTACAGCTACGACGCCGACCTCGTGTCGGACACCAAGTTCCCCGAGTACTACGACGGCAAGCCCTTCTTCTACGAGTGGGCGCGCAACAAGATGTACTCGATCGACCTGAAGGACGCCACGCCCAAGGGCGCTGCTGTCGAGAAGGTCAACCCGTTCCTGTCGAACGAGCAGTTCCTCGCACCGATCGACTCGACGTTCGGCCCCGAGGGTGCGCTCTACGTGCTCGACTGGGGCGGCGGCTTCGGGCGTGACAACCCGAACTCGGGCCTGCACCGCATCGACTACATCTCCGGTTCGCGCTCCCCGGTCGCCAAGCCGGCCGCCACGCCGGACTCGGGCACGGCCCCGCTCACCGTCACGTTCGACGGCGCCGCGAGCACCGACCCCGAGAACGAGACGCTCACGTACGCGTGGGACTTCGACGGTGACGGCACGACCGACTCGACCGAGGCGGCCCCGAGCCACACCTACACCGCGAACGGCGTCTACGACGCCCGCCTCACGGTGAGCGACCCGTCGGGCAAGGTCGGTACCGCCACGGTCCCGATCACGGTCGGCAACACGCGCCCCGAGGTCGACTTCAACCTGCCGCCGACCGGGTCGTTCTTCGACTTCGGCGACCGGATCGACTGGGACGTCGAGGTCAGCGACGCCGAGGACTCCTCGATCGTCGACGAGAACGTCATCATCCAGCCGGCGCTCGGGCACGACGCCCACGCGCACCCCTCGGAGCCGCTCCACGGGACGACCGGCTCGGTCGAGACCGGCCTGGGCGGTGGCCACGGCGAGGACATGAACGTCTTCTACGTGCTCGACGCCCGGTACACCGACGGCGGCGGCGAGGGCGACGTGCCCGCGCTGACCGGCTCCGACACGACGCTGGTGTTCGGCAAGAAGCGTGAGGCCGAGTTCCAGACCGCCACCCAGGGCACGACCCAGCTCCCCAGCCGGGACGTCGAGGGCGGCGGGTCCGTCATCACGGGCAAGGACGGGGCCTGGTCCTCGTACGACCCGTTCAACCTCCACCAGATCAGCGCCCTGTCGCTGCGCGTCTCGGCAGCCCAGGCGGGCACCGTCGAGCTGCGTCGTGACGCTCCCGACGGCGAGCTGCTCGCCACGGCCTCCGTCCCGGAGACCGGGCTGGGTACCTTCACCGACGTGCGCGTCGACGTGGCGGACCCGGGCGAGAGCTTCACGCTGTACGTCGTGTTCCCCGGTGCGGGCGAGCGTCGCCTGAACTTCATCGAGGCGCACGGCAAGGGCATCTCGGCCACGACCCGTCCCGAGGTCGTCGTGACCGCTCCCGAGGCGGGCGTCCAGCTCGAGCAGGGCCCGATCACGGTCACCGCGGACGCGACCGACGCAGAGAACACGGTCACCCAGGTCGAGTTCTTCGTGAACGGCCAGTCGATCGGCACGGACACGTCCGCGCCGTACACGACGACGTGGAACGCCACGGCGGACAACTACTACAAGCTGACCGCGGTCGCCACGAACGACAAGGGGCTCACCACGAAGTCCCGCATCGTCATGGCGCAGGTCGGTGACCTGTTCGCCGGCATGAAGACCTTCACCAACGCGAACGGCACGTTCGAGCAGCTCTCCGAGGGCAAGTACCTCGTGAGCTCGGCGGGTGCCAACATGTGGCAGGGCACCGACGAGTACTCGGCCATCTACAAGGAGGCCGGCGCGGACGAGAAGTGGTCCGCGACGGTCAAGGTCAACAGCCAGGGCAACACCAACGGGTCCGCCAAGGCGGGTCTCATCGTCCGCAACGACGTGACGCAGCCGGGCAAGTCGCCGGGCTACGCGGCCCTGGGCATCCGCCCGAGCGGCGGCTTCGAGTGGCTGCGCGGCAACGCCGCGGGGCAGCTCGTGACCTCCTCGGCGGCCAGCTCGACGAGCTACCCCGCGTGGGTGCGGATCGAGCGCGACGGTGACCTGTACACCGCGTCGTGGAGCAAGGACGGCGAGAACTTCACCCAGATCGGCGACCCGGTGTCCCTGCCGGGAGCGGCGTCGGTCCAGGACGTCGGTCTCTTCGTGACGGCGCACAGCTCGAACCAGAGCGCGGTCGAGTTCCAGGACTTCTCGTTCGACGACGACCCTGTCGACCCGACCGAGCCCGGGACGGACACCCCGCCGCAGTGCGCGGCACAGAAGTCGGACGACTTCGACGCCGCGGACATCAACACCGGTCGCTGGACCGTGGTGCGCACCGCACCCGGGACGTCGATCACGGTCGCGGACGGCAAGGCGGTCCTGCCCGTCGTCCAGGGCGACATCAACGAGGCGGTCCCGGGCCCGATCAGCTACCTGGGCCAGCCGGCACCCGCCGGGGCGTGGGAGATCCAGACCAAGGTCGAGGTCCCGCTCGCACGGCACTGGCAGCACGCGGGTCTCCTCGTGCACGTGAACGACGACGAGTACACCAAGTTCGCGTTCACGAAGAACCAGAACGGCAACCGCTTCCTGGAGTTCCAGACCGAGACCGGCGGTGCGCGCACGTGGCACGGCCAGACGAACGTCGCCGCGGACTTCCCGTCGTCGGTGTACCTCAAGCTGACCTCCACGGGCACGGCCATCACGGCCGCGTACTCCGCGGACGGCCAGACGTGGACCGCGATCGCGGGCTCCGCCCCGGTCAAGGCGAACGCGACCTTCGGCGTCATCGCCGCGGGCGACACGGGGACGGCCGACTCGGTCGCCCTGGTCGACTGGTTCAAGGTCACGCCGGACTCCGAGGACGACGGCACCCGAGAGCCGTCCGACGAGTTCGACGGCACCGCGCTCGACGGCTGCCGCTGGAACGACGTGGTCCGCTACGACGCCTCGAAGGTCGAGGTCGCCGGTGGCGAGCTGCGCATCACCACGCAGCCGGGCGACATCAACAACACCAACCCGATCAGCCCGCGCAACTTCGTGCTCCAGGCAGCCCCCGAGGGCGACTGGGTCGCGGAGACGCGCTTCAAGGCACCGCTGCTGCACCGCTGGCAGTACGCCGGTCTGATGGCCTACGGCGACGACGACAACTACGTCAAGCTCGACGTGGTCGCCAAGAACCAGCCGGGCACCCCGCTCAACCTGGGTGCGGAGCTCGCGTCGGAGAAGAACGCGGCCTCGAGCGGCGGCAACCGCCAGCTCGAGATCGCCGACACGACCGAGTCGGGCTACTGGTACCTGCGCATGGAGAAGGTGGGCAGCACCTACCAGGGCTGGGTCAGCGACGGCGGGGTGAACTGGACGTCCCTCGGGGCGCCCGTCACCAACGACGCCGCACTGACGTCCTTCGGTCTCGTGGCCATCGGCCCCGAGCAGGAGGTCCCGGTCACGGTGGCGTTCGACTGGTTCCACGTCACCACGGGTGACGAGGACACGCAGGCACCGGTCGTGGCCGTCGCCCAGGACCCGGCAGCCGGCGCGTCCGGCTGGAACACCGGGGCCGTGACGGTCTCCGCGACCGCGACCGACGACGTCTCCGAGGCGCCGTCGATCGAGGTGAAGGTCGCGGGCGCCGACTGGGCCCCGTACACGGGCGCCATCGCGCTCACGGCGGGCGGCGAGCACTCGCTCGCCTTCCGCGCGAGCGACGAGGCCGGCAACGTGTCGCAGGAGGTCGTGCACGTGGTGAAGATCGACGCCACGGCACCGACCGCCACGGCCGAGCTGTCCGAGCGCACGGTCACCCTGGCCGGCGCGGACACCGGCTCGGGCCTCGCCCGGGTCGAGTACCGCCTCGCCGACACCCCCGCGGACGAGTGGCTCGAGTACACCGAGCCCGTCGTCGTCGGGGACGGGGCCGTCGAGGTCTCGTACCGCGCGGTCGACGTCGCCGGGAACGTGAGCGAGCCGCTCACCCTCTCGGTGCCGCCGGTCGAGGGCGGGGTCACGGCCGAGGTCGTGGCCAAGACCCAGTGCACGGCGGGCAAGGTGCTCGTCAACGTGCGGGTAGTCAACACCGACGACGCGCCCGCGACGATCAAGGTGAGCACGCCGTTCGGGACGAAGACCTTCACGGGTGTCGCCCCGGGCAAGTCCGCGTCGCAGTCGTTCGCCTCGCGCGCCACGTCGGTCGAGGCGGGTTCCGCCACGGTCGTCGCGACGATCGGGGACCGGACGTCGACGTACACGGTCGACTACGCGGCCGCGTCCTGCGGCTGATGCACGAACGGTAGGCGTCGCCCCCCAGGGGGCGGCGCCTGCCGCGCACGTCCTGTCGAGTGCGTGGTTCGGCCGCGGCACGCCCGGCGAGCCGCAGCAGGACCACGCACTCGACGTCCCACAGACCTCCCGCCCCCGAGACGCCAGGAGTCCTCCCGTGGCACAGACCACGTCCGCGCAGCGCACCAAGGCCCAGCGCGCCGCCCGCTCCGCGACCGCCCGGGGTGCGGGCCACCAGACCGGGGACGGTGCCGGCCGTCCCCGCCCGCGGCCGCCGGAGCGCGAGCGCGCCCGGTGGCCGCGGAACCTCTCGCGCGGCCGCCGCGCGCTGCTGGCCGCCGCGGCTCTGCTGGTCGGGGCCACGATCGTCGCGGTCGTCGTCTGGGCGCTCACGCGAGGGCCCGACGACGGAGCGTCCGGCGCGTATGCCGTGGACCCTGCGCGCGTGGCCGAGCTCGAGGCCGCCGAGGCCGCGCGCGACGCGGAGAACCTGGGCGTCGTGACCGACTTCGCGCTCTCCGCCCAGGAGCGCCTCGTCCCGACCATGAACGACCTGTCCGTGGCGCTGCCGCTCGACGGTTCGCCCGGCACCCCTGCGACCCCCGAGCAGGTCCGGGCCTGGCGCGAGGCGCTCGCGGGCCTGACGACCGAGGCCGAGGCGCTGCCCGCCGGCGCGTCGGGGTACAACGTCACGCGCAACGGCCTGGGCGTCTCGATCGCGCTGCTGGGCGACACGGTCGACACGCTCGTCCTGGCCGAGGGCGCGGCCGAGCCCGCCCGCGCCGAGCTCCTGGCGCTCGCGGCCGACCTGCGGCTGCGGGCCGCGGACACGTGGAGCATGGCCGCGACCCAGCTCGACGAGTTGAGCGTCGGCGCCGACCAGGGGCACGTCCACGTGTTCCTCCCGCTCCACCCGGACGACGCGGGCGACGGCGCCGCGAGCCTGGGCGGGAGCGACCACTAGACCGGTGCCCGCCGGGACCACCTGCGGGTGGGCCGAGTCCCGGCGGGCGCCCAGGGGCACCGTGCGCACGAGGAGGTGAGGACGGACGCAGGACCGGCGGCCCCGCCGCCGCGGAGGACGACGATCGACTTTCAAGGGAGAAAGCTGTGACCGTACGACACCGAAGAAGACGGGCAGGGGTGAGCGCGTTCGTCGCGCTGACGCTCGCCGCCCCGACCCTGGCCCTGACGGCGACCCCCGCCGCTGCCCACGACGAGTTCTCCGTGCTCGTCTTCTCCAAGACCGCCGGGTTCCGGCACGACGCGATCCCGGCCGGGATCGCGACGATCAAGCAGCTCGGCGAGGACAACCACTTCGCCGTGACGGCGACCGAGGACGCGGGGGCCTTCACCGAGGAGAACCTCGCGGGCTACGACGCGGTCGTGTGGCTCTCGACGACCGGCGACGTGCTGAACGCCGACCAGCAGGCCGCGTTCGAGGCGTACATCGCCGACGGCGGCGGGTACGCGGGCGTGCACGCGGCGTCCGACACCGAGTACGACTGGCCCTGGTACGGCGACCTCGTGGGCGCGTACTTCTCGGCGCACCCGCAGAACCAGACCGCGACCGTCGTGGTCGCCGACAAGGACCACCCCTCGACCGCGCACCTGCCCTCCTCGTGGGAGCGGTACGACGAGTGGTACAACTTCCGCGAGAACCCGCGCGGCG
This region of Oerskovia jenensis genomic DNA includes:
- a CDS encoding ThuA domain-containing protein, coding for MPTALEARHMKAARLPLRGRAVAALTIGALAFTLAPATMAAAHDGPHAPGDDRKVLIFTKTTQFRHSEAITQGTPVLEAAFADVGIASDHTEDSSVFTDAGLAEYDALVMFQTSGDPWNADQKAALERYQQAGGGIVAIHNATDMRGNYGWWDDMIGALMPGHAATGNSPGLPGTVRVEDRVHPSTSHLDQRWNRADEWYNYSANVRGSAHVLATMDESTYDAGGNKMGADHPISWCKPYDGGRAWMTGMGHFGAHFTGEPDLVQHIVGGVQWASGQVAGDCGGTDWGQFEKVALDTNTSAPFGMDVAPDGRVFFTELVRGQIRVYDPRTQNTSTAITIPVYSGGEDGLLGIALDKDFATNGYLYQYYSPASADDTNPENFFNRISRFTVTDGGPGGTVIDPASEKVLIEVPAGRLPDEPGHTGGSLIFDDRTGDLYIGVGDDVNPHSEPSGGYAPLSERDGRLHDARATSANTNDLRGKVLRIHPEADGTYTIPEGNLFAPGTDKTLPEIYAMGFRNPFRFTIDPATGNLGVADYSPDNGSDNLANRGPAGIAEWNYIQEPGFFGWPLCMGKNEPFRDVDYRTNPVTVGANFDCANPVNDSILNTGLTQLPAAQPADMYYGYQRTSAPGVINAGGGLAPMGGPFYSYDADLVSDTKFPEYYDGKPFFYEWARNKMYSIDLKDATPKGAAVEKVNPFLSNEQFLAPIDSTFGPEGALYVLDWGGGFGRDNPNSGLHRIDYISGSRSPVAKPAATPDSGTAPLTVTFDGAASTDPENETLTYAWDFDGDGTTDSTEAAPSHTYTANGVYDARLTVSDPSGKVGTATVPITVGNTRPEVDFNLPPTGSFFDFGDRIDWDVEVSDAEDSSIVDENVIIQPALGHDAHAHPSEPLHGTTGSVETGLGGGHGEDMNVFYVLDARYTDGGGEGDVPALTGSDTTLVFGKKREAEFQTATQGTTQLPSRDVEGGGSVITGKDGAWSSYDPFNLHQISALSLRVSAAQAGTVELRRDAPDGELLATASVPETGLGTFTDVRVDVADPGESFTLYVVFPGAGERRLNFIEAHGKGISATTRPEVVVTAPEAGVQLEQGPITVTADATDAENTVTQVEFFVNGQSIGTDTSAPYTTTWNATADNYYKLTAVATNDKGLTTKSRIVMAQVGDLFAGMKTFTNANGTFEQLSEGKYLVSSAGANMWQGTDEYSAIYKEAGADEKWSATVKVNSQGNTNGSAKAGLIVRNDVTQPGKSPGYAALGIRPSGGFEWLRGNAAGQLVTSSAASSTSYPAWVRIERDGDLYTASWSKDGENFTQIGDPVSLPGAASVQDVGLFVTAHSSNQSAVEFQDFSFDDDPVDPTEPGTDTPPQCAAQKSDDFDAADINTGRWTVVRTAPGTSITVADGKAVLPVVQGDINEAVPGPISYLGQPAPAGAWEIQTKVEVPLARHWQHAGLLVHVNDDEYTKFAFTKNQNGNRFLEFQTETGGARTWHGQTNVAADFPSSVYLKLTSTGTAITAAYSADGQTWTAIAGSAPVKANATFGVIAAGDTGTADSVALVDWFKVTPDSEDDGTREPSDEFDGTALDGCRWNDVVRYDASKVEVAGGELRITTQPGDINNTNPISPRNFVLQAAPEGDWVAETRFKAPLLHRWQYAGLMAYGDDDNYVKLDVVAKNQPGTPLNLGAELASEKNAASSGGNRQLEIADTTESGYWYLRMEKVGSTYQGWVSDGGVNWTSLGAPVTNDAALTSFGLVAIGPEQEVPVTVAFDWFHVTTGDEDTQAPVVAVAQDPAAGASGWNTGAVTVSATATDDVSEAPSIEVKVAGADWAPYTGAIALTAGGEHSLAFRASDEAGNVSQEVVHVVKIDATAPTATAELSERTVTLAGADTGSGLARVEYRLADTPADEWLEYTEPVVVGDGAVEVSYRAVDVAGNVSEPLTLSVPPVEGGVTAEVVAKTQCTAGKVLVNVRVVNTDDAPATIKVSTPFGTKTFTGVAPGKSASQSFASRATSVEAGSATVVATIGDRTSTYTVDYAAASCG